A section of the Geoalkalibacter ferrihydriticus DSM 17813 genome encodes:
- a CDS encoding ABC transporter ATP-binding protein, whose translation MAEIALHNLNKTYDPGLFKKKVKALTDLSLEVAPGEVFGLIGPNGAGKSTTIRLILGLSRPDSGTIRFRGQAPKGETIQRETGYLPENPYLYDHLTLRELLAFCGRVSGLAPDVSARRRDELLDKVAMTEAQNRPLRTFSKGMLQRAGICFALLHDPSVVILDEPMSGLDPLGRKIVFDLVMELKEQGKTIFFCSHILSDVERLCDRIGILVQGRLVRQLSQSELLEHTRSAVNLVLAPLNEAQQAALAQGEGSLSRRGGEVVYSLPAGGLGETIRRLDELGIGVLATRGEKMSLEELFIQTIEEHAR comes from the coding sequence ATGGCGGAAATCGCACTGCACAACCTGAATAAAACCTACGATCCGGGCCTGTTCAAAAAAAAGGTCAAGGCTTTGACGGATTTGAGTCTTGAGGTGGCGCCGGGTGAAGTGTTTGGCCTCATCGGCCCCAACGGGGCCGGCAAAAGCACCACCATCCGCCTGATCCTCGGGCTCAGCCGGCCGGACAGCGGCACCATCCGCTTTCGCGGGCAGGCGCCCAAAGGCGAAACGATTCAGCGCGAAACGGGCTATCTGCCGGAAAATCCCTATCTTTATGATCATCTGACCTTGCGCGAACTGCTTGCCTTCTGCGGCCGCGTTTCGGGCTTGGCGCCGGACGTCAGCGCGCGGCGACGCGACGAACTTTTGGACAAGGTGGCCATGACCGAGGCGCAAAATCGGCCGCTGCGCACCTTTTCTAAGGGCATGCTGCAGCGCGCCGGCATTTGCTTTGCCTTGCTGCATGACCCCTCGGTGGTGATTCTCGATGAGCCCATGTCGGGGTTGGATCCCTTGGGCCGCAAGATTGTTTTTGATCTGGTCATGGAGTTGAAAGAGCAGGGCAAGACGATATTTTTCTGTTCGCATATCCTCAGCGATGTCGAGCGGCTGTGCGATCGCATCGGCATTCTGGTGCAAGGGCGGCTGGTGCGGCAACTTTCGCAAAGCGAGTTGTTGGAGCACACCCGCAGCGCGGTCAATCTGGTGCTGGCGCCCCTGAATGAGGCGCAGCAGGCCGCTTTGGCGCAAGGGGAGGGCAGCCTGAGTCGGCGCGGCGGCGAGGTGGTGTATTCCCTGCCCGCCGGGGGACTCGGTGAAACCATCCGGCGTTTGGATGAGTTGGGCATCGGGGTGCTGGCGACGCGCGGCGAGAAGATGTCCCTTGAAGAGTTGTTTATCCAGACTATTGAGGAGCATGCCCGATGA
- a CDS encoding prepilin peptidase — protein sequence MPFLFLIFSFVLGAVVGSFLNVCIYRIPEGLSVVSPGSRCPHCERPIRWYQNIPLLSWLVLRGRCAHCGAGISMRYPLVETLCGVLFLGVLWKFGLHAVTPVYWLLGAALIVITFIDLDHQIIPDAISLPGIVIGFGCSFAVPWVSWLDSLLGILVGGGSLLLVAMVYEFLTKKEGMGGGDIKLLAMIGAFLGWQAVFPIIFISSLAGTAVGIPVMIRQKADTRLALPFGPFLAFGALFYLFWGPEILHWYLGLFMS from the coding sequence ATGCCGTTCCTTTTTTTGATTTTTTCTTTTGTGCTCGGTGCCGTGGTTGGCTCCTTTCTTAATGTTTGCATCTACCGCATCCCTGAGGGGCTTTCTGTTGTCAGTCCCGGTTCGCGCTGTCCGCACTGCGAGCGGCCCATCCGGTGGTACCAGAATATTCCCCTGCTGAGCTGGCTGGTATTGCGTGGCCGCTGCGCCCATTGCGGCGCGGGGATTTCCATGCGTTATCCCCTGGTGGAAACCCTTTGTGGCGTGTTGTTTCTCGGGGTGCTGTGGAAGTTCGGTCTGCATGCGGTCACCCCGGTCTATTGGCTGCTCGGGGCGGCGCTTATTGTCATCACTTTCATCGATCTGGACCATCAGATCATTCCCGATGCCATCAGCCTGCCGGGAATCGTCATCGGCTTTGGCTGCTCTTTTGCCGTTCCCTGGGTGTCGTGGCTGGATTCGCTGCTGGGCATTCTGGTGGGCGGCGGCAGTCTGCTGCTGGTGGCGATGGTGTATGAATTTCTGACCAAGAAAGAGGGCATGGGCGGCGGTGACATCAAGCTGCTGGCCATGATCGGCGCCTTTCTTGGCTGGCAGGCGGTGTTTCCAATTATTTTCATCAGTTCGCTGGCGGGCACCGCCGTAGGCATTCCGGTAATGATCCGGCAGAAGGCCGACACCCGCCTGGCCTTGCCCTTCGGCCCGTTTCTGGCCTTTGGTGCGCTGTTTTACCTGTTCTGGGGACCTGAGATCCTTCACTGGTATCTGGGTTTGTTCATGTCCTAG
- a CDS encoding transposase gives MARPTRIQYPGAVYHVMCRGNERREIFRNDHDRMAFLRFLAQSREIYTVNIHAYVLMADHFHLLVETPLGNLSEFMRRFNITYTGYFNRRHKRVGHLYQGRYKSLLVEKNAYLSMVSRYIHLNPVRIKSLEDVSVPKKIEQLRAYPWSSLPGYLETDKRQSMITYALVLAEFGGETHQGRDSYRKQIHSDIAEDLDVQSLVFGQSILGSENFIDKITKEHPGTGQEREQPAVRHINQYRNQGVILAEIEKETGRNLDDLKREKGDLRRVAMDLLYRHGGLKGPAIGELFGLDYSAVSQERKRLRVKLGADSEICRLVDNLEERLSTLKI, from the coding sequence ATGGCCAGACCGACGCGTATACAATATCCCGGTGCTGTTTACCACGTCATGTGCCGGGGAAACGAGCGTAGGGAAATTTTCCGGAACGATCATGACCGGATGGCGTTTCTGCGTTTCCTTGCCCAATCCCGCGAGATCTACACCGTCAACATTCATGCCTATGTGCTGATGGCGGACCATTTCCACTTGCTGGTGGAAACCCCACTCGGCAATCTTTCCGAATTCATGCGGCGGTTCAACATTACTTATACCGGCTACTTCAACCGTCGGCATAAGCGGGTTGGGCATCTCTACCAAGGGCGCTACAAAAGCCTGCTTGTCGAGAAAAACGCATACCTTTCCATGGTTTCAAGGTATATCCATCTGAATCCGGTGCGGATCAAATCTCTGGAAGATGTCTCCGTTCCAAAAAAAATTGAACAGCTCCGCGCCTATCCCTGGAGCAGTCTCCCTGGATATCTGGAAACGGACAAACGCCAATCGATGATCACCTATGCCCTTGTCCTGGCCGAATTCGGCGGAGAGACGCACCAGGGAAGGGATTCTTACCGCAAACAGATTCATTCGGATATCGCTGAGGATCTCGATGTTCAGTCTCTGGTTTTTGGCCAAAGCATTCTCGGCAGCGAAAATTTTATAGACAAAATAACCAAGGAGCACCCCGGCACGGGTCAGGAGCGTGAACAGCCTGCGGTGCGGCACATCAATCAGTATCGAAATCAAGGCGTGATTCTTGCTGAAATCGAGAAAGAAACCGGCAGAAATCTTGACGACCTGAAAAGGGAGAAGGGCGATTTGCGGCGGGTGGCCATGGATTTACTCTATCGCCACGGCGGCCTTAAGGGCCCTGCTATTGGTGAATTGTTCGGCCTGGATTATAGTGCCGTGAGTCAGGAGCGTAAGCGATTACGCGTTAAGCTTGGTGCTGATTCCGAAATTTGTCGCCTGGTTGACAATTTGGAAGAGCGGTTGTCAACATTAAAGATTTGA
- a CDS encoding ABC transporter permease, with protein sequence MSSILPLALITYKEGIRNRSVFGILLFSLFIFGLNIAVSGLFLREIGKVTVDVNLSALSFSGLLLVLFVGLNLMTKDIDRKTVQLVLSKPISRPCYILGKYLGLLMFILVSLSVLLGLSCVTIVLLSGLYPDYFGNFSWSIYLVAAAFIFIKLAVLAAALVLFSALSTSSFIALIFTVSTYLAGQAIEEVVLYLESSFRTAEVAPALQTFITTVSYLLPNLAVFDFGREAAHGIAIAPTTVFSSLGYAVSYAGVLLLLAAIAFSRREFN encoded by the coding sequence ATGAGTTCGATATTGCCCCTGGCTTTGATTACCTACAAAGAGGGCATCCGCAACCGCTCGGTGTTCGGCATTCTGCTCTTTTCCCTGTTCATTTTCGGTCTCAACATCGCGGTGTCCGGACTATTCCTGCGCGAGATCGGCAAGGTGACGGTGGATGTCAACCTCAGCGCTCTGTCTTTTTCCGGGTTGCTGCTGGTGCTGTTCGTCGGCCTGAACCTCATGACCAAGGACATCGACCGCAAGACCGTGCAACTGGTGCTGTCCAAGCCCATTTCACGCCCCTGCTACATCCTGGGCAAATATCTCGGGCTGCTGATGTTTATCCTGGTCTCGTTATCGGTTCTCTTGGGTTTGTCCTGTGTGACCATCGTGCTGCTCTCCGGCCTCTATCCGGATTACTTCGGCAATTTCTCCTGGTCGATCTATCTGGTCGCCGCGGCCTTTATCTTCATCAAGCTGGCGGTTCTGGCGGCCGCCCTGGTGCTGTTCAGCGCCTTGAGCACCAGTTCGTTCATTGCCCTGATTTTCACGGTCAGCACCTATCTGGCGGGGCAGGCCATCGAGGAGGTGGTCCTCTACCTGGAGTCGAGCTTTCGCACCGCGGAGGTCGCTCCGGCCCTGCAGACCTTTATTACGACGGTCTCTTATCTGCTGCCCAATCTCGCCGTCTTTGATTTCGGCAGAGAAGCCGCCCACGGCATCGCCATCGCCCCCACCACGGTTTTTTCTTCCCTGGGCTACGCCGTCAGTTACGCCGGGGTCCTGTTGCTTCTGGCGGCCATCGCATTCAGCCGGCGGGAATTCAACTGA